Part of the Hemicordylus capensis ecotype Gifberg chromosome 7, rHemCap1.1.pri, whole genome shotgun sequence genome, ttttgttttttaaaaaagcttttaagaCCACAATTTGTTttgcagtggggggagagaacagaTTTTAGTactttggggggcactgctgaaGGCCCACGGATTACGGCACAGCACTTTATTTAACATAACACCCCCACCATCTGAGTGGGGTTTCCCAACCTCCAGGAAACTAACCCCAACGATACCACAGACCTAATGACTAAGTATTCACGGTTTCCTTATCTGTGGTAATGGTGGGAAGTGGAACCCCCGCGAATAGCGAGGTTTTCCTGTACATAAGTAACTAACATATGAAGTACCTCAGACGATCAGCAGCAGGTGCAGGAAGTTGCAGTATGCCTTGAAGTTGATGCATAACCCAGTAGACAGTTTTCTTCCGATGCGTGCATACTCCTGGTGGATGTAAGCACCCAGAGAGGCACTCACTCCATAGGCAACTTTGGCACCCTGGTGTCTGTGAGTCCGCTCGCGGCCCGTCGCATGTgaagggggcagtgttccctctaacagggattcccagatgttgttgacaacaactcccagaatcccctgctgcaatggcttttgcttggggattactggagttgtagtcaataacatctgggaatccaaattAGAGCAGACACTGAAAAGGGCATGGCGAAGCTCTGGAAGTGTCCGGCGTGGCGCTtcggagctcatttcccagccaggaTCGTGGCACCTGGCAGGATTTCTCTTCGTTCCCTGCGGGGAGGAAGGGAACAAAGACAAAACCCTGCCAGGGTGCTGTGATCCCGGCCGGGAAAAGGTGCCAGTACCCagtaccctgctaactgaacaaaagagtcaccttttaaaagtggtattcTCTTTTAACTGagcagcggggagagcaactggccctatccatcctccatcctcagcacagcagcactccagtgagtgttgctggtatctaacctatgtttcttttttagactgtgagccctttggggacagaagccattttatttatttatttctgtctatgtaaattgctttggggactttggttgaaaagcgggcAATAAATGTTCGTTGTATTCACAGCATCaccaaaaccaaccaaccaaccaaccaaataaataaatactgggcaGACTTATCCTCCAGGAACAGAATCCTTTCTTAAAGCAATCCTGGCAAACCAGGAGTtattctagaacaggcctgctcaactttggcccgccagctgtttttggagtataattcccataatccccagccacagtggtcaatagccagggattatgggcgttgtaggccaacatctgcaggagggttgaagttgagcagccctactctaGAATAAGAAGTCTCAGAGAGCAAAGAACACTATCAAGGGAGCAAAGATTTTGCAATGATTAAATACTTACAGAGGGAAGGTCATTAATGAGTCTTCTACCTGCCTGGCtgcacttagggatgtgcacggaatggatGTGTGCTCCACCAGTTTCAGCAACcggcattcaaaccagttcggagggtggggggttgctttaaatggCAGGAAAGGCACTGCCTCCATTGGAGGCTGCCGCGATGggagtgaggcctggaatgggtcAAGGACTGCCCGAACAGGGTGATTTCACACATAATGGAGGTCCGGGGGTTGGGGGACGGGACCTCCAGAGATAGAGATTGCCCCCTAGAGAGTACTTTTaaaagtacattttttaaaaaaagattgagctgggaggagagctggtcttgtggtagcaagcatgacttgtccccttagctaagcagggtctgtcctggttgcatatgaatgggagacttgatgtctgaacactgtaagatattccactcagggaatggagctgccactctgggaagagcagaagatttcaagttccctccctggcagcatctccaaggtgggcctgagagagaatcctgcctgcaaccttggagaagctgttgccagtctgtgaagacaatactgagctagatagcccaatggtctgactccgtatttggcagcttcctatgttccttccccgAATGGCCGGGGTAGGTGGGGgttcaaactgaacaggttcgatgtcggaCCTGTTCGAACATCCctgtttatatcccacttttccaagctgtctcagagcagcttactGCAATAAGCTCTGACAGTACtgcctgacactttgctgtaaagtctGGTaggtgggggagtgggaaatatcaGGGGGGTGGGAGCACCTgttaccccttggagtcatccctgaggTGCAAACAGACAGACATAATTTCAATGCTGAGTCCGCTGTGGAAGCCCACTCACTGCACAGCTGATATGCACACGGCCATTTTTGAGAACTCGGGCTCAGAGGAAGCCAGTTCGACTTTAGCACAGAATCTGGATTTGCACAGcatgtgaggggaggggagacagattcctgcctacCACAATCAATTCCAATGATTAAATAAACCAACAGTGAACACATAAAATAAAGTGCTGAACAAACACCGAGGTGGATAAATACACTGGGCACTTGGAAGAAGCCCAACGAGAGAGTGGACAGCCCGCTTAAAGCAAAGGCGTGTGTATTTTTGAACTGtggtgtgtattttttttaactcccccccacaaatatttcccactcccccatctAGCAGACTGCAACTTTACAGCAAACTGCCAAGCAATATTGTCGTCGTTGATTGCTGCAGGTTTTTCAAGGtttgaaaaagcaggatataaatctaacaGGTGGaggcagcttgcctagggagcatgaGGCTGTTAGTGCGaatccccaccggtgtgcttcccagactgtgcctagtaaatatatatttgtagtcacctatagcgggcagcagtgatataggaagctgttGGAGGCAGATGCTGACTTTaatgacaatggcaaaggcatcgtCTTATACTGcttgggagaaaggcaatggtaaaccactcctgtattctaccaagaaaaccacagggctctgtggtcaccaggagctgacactgatttgacagcacaatctttcctttatgGTCCTATAGTTcgtattaattattttttaaaagcttgaattaattattttttgaaaaaaacatGTGTATTTTTGAACATGATAGTGTGTGAGGGTGTCAGCCAAGGAGAGAAGCAGAGCTGAGAAACCCACagatttaacaacaacaaaaacataccCAGTCCCTCACGTCCACCCTAAGCCAGGGGCCAACACCATATCTTGTAGCAATGAATTCCGTAAGTTAATTAGGTGCTGCGTGAAATGCTCCCCTTTGTCTGCATTGAACCACCTGTAAACCGGTTGCATTATGCAAACCCACATTATGGCATTATGAgaggagaaatgtttctccccctCCACATGATTCACAGTTTTAGAGGCCTCCGCCATCTCTTTTCATCCCACCACCCTGCCTGCAATAATATTTTTCTTCTATTTAAAAGCCCCAAACACAATtggccagagctgcacaactttggtcctccagctgatgaactacaacacccatcatccccagctactggctactgtggctggggatgatgggcactgtagtccaacagctggaggcagtgctccctataacagggattcccagatgttgttgactatagcttccatcatcctcagccattgCAGCGTGGAAATCCCTGTAACAGCAAACACTGGCTCAAGGGGCAAAGATGTACAGCTCTGTTTTAGGCTTTCCTTAGAGGAAAGATGCTCCAGCTTCCTGATCATGTGAATTACCCTTTTCTGGGCCTTGTTCTTTGCCCTTTGGTCTTCACGTACCTTCTTCACGGGTGACCATGGATGGCACCATTGTCTCGTTGCCGCTATCTGGGAGATTGCCATGGTTCATGTTCTCCtcagggctggggagggcagggagaggaaCACGGGGCCGAACCCTGCTCTTCCGGGTGCTAATGCGGATGATCCCTCGGACCAGTCTGCATTCAGCATCCTGCTCATCCAAGTTGTAGTCCTGAGTGATGCTGTTGATGAGGTCCGAGATCTTGTTGGTCTTCTCCAGGAAGACCGTGTCCGATGTACACTTGGCCAACTCGTCGATTTGGTGGACACTGAAGAGCTCAGTCAGCTTTTTGAAGATTAAGACGTCAATCTCCCTACTGGACATGGAGCCGCTCAGCTCTCCAAACTCAAGGTCTGACTCATGGAAAGAATAATGTTCCTCAGAGCTTCGGTGGCTGCTGGGGAAAGGCTGCTTTTCAATGCTGTTCCTGGAGGTCTTGTCTGGAAAAGGCTCCTTGTAACACGAATCAGTGTCCATGTGGGAACTAGGATTCTGGTTCTGGAAGACCGGAACCCCTTTAAGTTTCAGATCAGGGTAGCTAAAACTGCTGCCCACTGTGTTCTTTTTGGGTTGGCTCCCATTCTTTTCAGTTGGGGAGCCACTGGCAGGAGTGTTTGGCAAACGCCCGTTGGAATCACGGTTCCTTCCGTCATCTGTCAATGGCTCATTGTACGGATATGGGATACTGGCCTGGCAGTCCCTACAGCAGTCCCCACAAGTCACAATACAGCAGAATATAGCTTTGTAAGCGCTCCAGGCCTGGGACAGAGTGGGGCagcacaggggctggggagtgtCTGTGGCGCCAGGGATAAAGGTGTTggtttcttcccccttcccattGAAATCTCTGGGCTTGGCTTTGAAGGCTTTCCTATCCCGTTTTGTCTTGCGGGTCGGCTtgagctcaggggtggagccgcTGAACACTTCCAGGCTAACATCGCTTGCCTTAGGTGAATTGATCCCTGGCGGTATGACATCTTGAGGGGGCAGGTAATTGTTGCTTAGGTTTACAGGATGCCCTGGTCTCCTTCCAAGCATGACTTGCTGCCCTTTGGACCCCTGATGGTGGGTGGGAAAGGGgggtaaaaaagagagagagagagagagagaatgaacccATATTAAACCAGACAACCTGACCAATAGCACCAGATCCTGGAGTCTCTGTCACCAACACCACCTGTGGTGAGTAGCACGTGAGTGGTCTGCCACTCACACACCGCACGGCCACCGGTGCCGTTTCCCACGTCGTAgcctgatgacatcaccacactgGTGCAAGCTGGTCCCATGATGTTATTAGACTACTTCGTGGCTCaccaagggaggggggcaggctggCTGATGGCAGCATGTGACCACAAGGCCAACAGGGGTCATGAAGGCCAGCAGGCCTCAGGCCAGGAGGCTGGGAAGGGTGGAAGCCGGGCTTGGCAACACTGGCCACCTGGTGTCTGGGTGACCCATGAGACAGAGGGCAAGGGTGAACCTCTGGTGCCTCCTAGACATTTTGTCCCTCATCCTCTGCTCCATTATAGCGATATGCCTGTGATACAGTGCGTGGAATAGAGATGTAGGGACCTAGTAGCTGGTTCACTGTAGGATTTGGGAAGGGTCAGCAGCCTCTGATTGACATGCTTGCCATTGTTTCTTTCTCACTCAATTTCACACAAATGCAGGAAGAGCTCTAGCATGGGTGCTGAACACCATGTGTGGCCCTTAGATCCCGTCCTACATGGACAATGCCTGATAAaagtctcagaagccagagaggtcACTAAATAAGATTTCCAGCAGTTGTGGGGCTGGTAGGGCTTTGGTTTTCTACATGTGATTATCTTGTGACTATCAACAGCAGAAAAAATTATGCAAAGGAACAAGCTTTGCAGAATCAGAAAAATAAACTATGCCTTCTAGCTGCTTTTTCTCATTTATACAGAGCTCAACAATGGCTTTTCTTGAAGGCAGAAATATATATTAGTCCTTCCTAGAACATACACAGGCATGcttagaggaacataggaagctgccttctaccgagtcagaccattggtccatctagctcactattgtctacatcaggcctgctcaacttagggccccccccagctgttttcagactacaactcccataatcccaggccacagtggccaacagatagggactatgggagttgtaggccaacatctgcagcagggccaaagttgagtagccctggtctacacagactggcagcggcttctccaaggttgcaggcaggagtctctctcagctctaactggagatgtcagggaaggaacttggaaccttctacatacagatgctcttcccagagcagcccagtcacctaaggggaatatcttacagtgctcacacatgtagtctcccaatcaaatgcaaaccagggtggaccctgcttagaaaagggaacaattcatgcttgctaccacaaggccagctctcctccactccaGCTTCCTATCTATGGAGTGATTTACCTTCTCTCTTGCCTTCTTTGGGATGAACAGAGGTTCTAAGCAGCTGCTTCATCCATTTCAGAAGATCCTATGCTTacaaagaccaaaacaaagaaGTTAAGTCGATTCAGAGTATAAGTTTTAATCAAGTGCAAGTTCTATGTATAATTTGGACACCAGTATACAAGGTGCTTTTAGGAATGGGTAAAAATAGATAGATCTCTGCCCCCAGCAAATTTACAAACTGTCAGGATATATCTCTGTTAGGTGTTGTAGTAACATGCCTTCTGGTGAAAACTGCAAGTCACTGTATTTACTGTGATTAGTGACTAGCAACATGTGAGGCCGATTACAAGCTGCTGAGTAATGATCTGCAGTGATTGGCCAAGGCCAGTATaagaaggaggctcagagaagagcaaagtatccacagtggcagatgctgctacactgtggtccacccggctgaACTATGTGAACGCTGTATCCATGTGCCTGATGTATATACTTATTTATGTGTAATGGACTTACTGAGCTGCAACATCATGTGAGTGCCTTTTCtacaatatattcttcagtttaaACCCTTGCCTGTGTGTTGGAGTCTTCTTACATTTCCACTGGGGTACTGGAACGTGACTCTGCGAGCAGGGCGCAACACCAACACAAACTATCACAGACAATGAGgaaacagagggagggggagaagataACTGTGGGCAAGTGCTGCTTGATAAAGGTTGGTCAACTCTGGAAATGATTAAGGGGATAACCCAAAGGACAagaaaagtggggagagagaagggatttGAAAGAGGACAGAGGTGGCACCACATATACATTCAAGGAAGCTCAAAGCTTGTTTGCTTATGAAAGGATTCAAAAGTTACTTCAGGCCTGCTGTCAAGAAGGCACAAGGTACTccagggcagtgttctctctagggTATGgacatgtgcacgcactcacacattttctgatatccactcagttaattttagatcctgctcaggttgaatcaggaaggccccgttctGAATACACGTGCACCCACACTgcattgatactgccacccagaacaaaacttattccgcacacagatgaaataaattagaaagaacactgctccAGGGTGTTTTGAGTCACTGTACCTCAAGGGAAGCCTGGACTGCAACAGCTACAGAAGCCAACTAACCCACTTTCTCTATATGGTCATTCCCTTAAAGCAAGCCTGCTTggcttaggtcccccagctgtttttgaactaccactcccataatccccagacacagtggccaataaccagggattatgggaatagtaggccaacatctgcaggaaggccgaagttgagtaggcctgatcTAAATGGTGGCTGAGTCGATAATTCCACGTCCATCAAGGGTCCTTCAtatgtgggtggtgggtgggataaTATAATGTTATCAAGCAGTATGATGGGAGAagatttaaatatatagatgacaGGAACTGAGAATTTACACTGCAATACAATCCAGAAGCAGcaataatctatattattaattctccaggACGGGCCAcgtgtggggacgtggcagaaaggaggtgattggctgacagagttcgtaagcagaagcacctgattgggcagtggggattccatatgcagatagggaggagcctgtgagagcagaagcaccatggtgattgggcagtggggattccatgtgcagatagggagaaggagcctgtgagagcagaagcaccatggtgattgggcagtggggattccatatgcagatagggaggaggtgcctgtggcactgtggtgattgggcagtggggagtccatatacagataaggaggaggagcctgtgatggttaaagtcagttggaatgcaactgttactggtcggaagatgttcttgattgtagaggagaggaatctctctctatataaaaggatagcaggcaggggtctgcaaaaagacgggttgtgagggaggaaagagcaccttcaggagaaggaggctgccgttgtgtgaattagatgaggaaacaagatgaacaagagctgttaactcagggagggagagagagagatagaacatgaagtgggggtgggaagagtggggaagagcgaaagagagaaaaagaagggagggggaagagagacagaaggaagggtaagggacgggcccgagcctgtcagcagcctgaggggaatgagcagccatggcagcgctggcagcaagaaagggcccagtcaaccactgctgctgtttggggctaccgaggtcattgtcgggaaggtaggcaggcaggcaatggacaggcccgggcctgtcagtggcctaaggggaatgagtggccatggtggtagcagcagcaaggaatggccaggtcaaccactgctgctgctcctgggggaaggagcagggctcgggtgaggaggtctctggggatagggggctgcagcttggtcaataggcggcagcaatgctgtagccacgaccaagaagggtcagggggatggaagcaacgggatggaggaggagaaggagtgcagctcaggtgcgggtggggagatctctgaggtgaggggagcaatcaagtactaacgtgcagatgctctagagtgcgcaagagttccagcattgaagtgaagagaaataatggtggtggccaggaggcagaggtggagggccagttGGGGTGGCCTCTCCTTCTCACAACTGCCACTACAGAGCGGCCAGAGACCATCTTGCTccgagggcagaagagaagaaagaagtgagccCACTGCGTAACAATCTAAACATGTGGCTTAATGTATTCTTTATTTAAGCTTTCTTGTTTCTAtgggaggttcacctgaaaaaAGTATATAAATGCCAAACATACAAAATGTGTGTTAATAAAACTGTTCTTGACAAAtattctttggatctaggaaccaggccaaagatttaggagccagacaatgaacACACTTGACAGAATTACTGAATTTAGTCTAGAGGGCCAAAATTGGATAAACTACAAACAGACTAACCTCAAAAACGTGTAAGACAGTTGAGCCAGGCACAacgtttatttatgtattcattctgtttatatactgctcttcctaaagtggctcggggcagtttacattaaaataaaaaaggaagatAACTCTCTTATATCCCACAGGGAGCGtcttccacaacccaggggtgacaactaaGGTGGCTTGATCTCA contains:
- the KDF1 gene encoding keratinocyte differentiation factor 1 isoform X1 gives rise to the protein MLGRRPGHPVNLSNNYLPPQDVIPPGINSPKASDVSLEVFSGSTPELKPTRKTKRDRKAFKAKPRDFNGKGEETNTFIPGATDTPQPLCCPTLSQAWSAYKAIFCCIVTCGDCCRDCQASIPYPYNEPLTDDGRNRDSNGRLPNTPASGSPTEKNGSQPKKNTVGSSFSYPDLKLKGVPVFQNQNPSSHMDTDSCYKEPFPDKTSRNSIEKQPFPSSHRSSEEHYSFHESDLEFGELSGSMSSREIDVLIFKKLTELFSVHQIDELAKCTSDTVFLEKTNKISDLINSITQDYNLDEQDAECRLVRGIIRISTRKSRVRPRVPLPALPSPEENMNHGNLPDSGNETMVPSMVTREEDLSVQISVETTEDMKARGMRHVAYSSTVTTPLKYGVKPAKQSVGRINARGRNALATLALSQRIKACMTLAPSQHVGLCIWKVLSKDRQRAGQVYLPSQRKEKEEMKKG
- the KDF1 gene encoding keratinocyte differentiation factor 1 isoform X2 codes for the protein MLGRRPGHPVNLSNNYLPPQDVIPPGINSPKASDVSLEVFSGSTPELKPTRKTKRDRKAFKAKPRDFNGKGEETNTFIPGATDTPQPLCCPTLSQAWSAYKAIFCCIVTCGDCCRDCQASIPYPYNEPLTDDGRNRDSNGRLPNTPASGSPTEKNGSQPKKNTVGSSFSYPDLKLKGVPVFQNQNPSSHMDTDSCYKEPFPDKTSRNSIEKQPFPSSHRSSEEHYSFHESDLEFGELSGSMSSREIDVLIFKKLTELFSVHQIDELAKCTSDTVFLEKTNKISDLINSITQDYNLDEQDAECRLVRGIIRISTRKSRVRPRVPLPALPSPEENMNHGNLPDSGNETMVPSMVTREEVTTPLKYGVKPAKQSVGRINARGRNALATLALSQRIKACMTLAPSQHVGLCIWKVLSKDRQRAGQVYLPSQRKEKEEMKKG
- the KDF1 gene encoding keratinocyte differentiation factor 1 isoform X4, which codes for MLGRRPGHPVNLSNNYLPPQDVIPPGINSPKASDVSLEVFSGSTPELKPTRKTKRDRKAFKAKPRDFNGKGEETNTFIPGATDTPQPLCCPTLSQAWSAYKAIFCCIVTCGDCCRDCQASIPYPYNEPLTDDGRNRDSNGRLPNTPASGSPTEKNGSQPKKNTVGSSFSYPDLKLKGVPVFQNQNPSSHMDTDSCYKEPFPDKTSRNSIEKQPFPSSHRSSEEHYSFHESDLEFGELSGSMSSREIDVLIFKKLTELFSVHQIDELAKCTSDTVFLEKTNKISDLINSITQDYNLDEQDAECRLVRGIIRISTRKSRVRPRVPLPALPSPEENMNHGNLPDSGNETMVPSMVTREEDLSVQISVETTEDMKARGMRHVAYSSTGPPLSRDSSFQDTETDSSGAPLLKVYC
- the KDF1 gene encoding keratinocyte differentiation factor 1 isoform X3: MLGRRPGHPVNLSNNYLPPQDVIPPGINSPKASDVSLEVFSGSTPELKPTRKTKRDRKAFKAKPRDFNGKGEETNTFIPGATDTPQPLCCPTLSQAWSAYKAIFCCIVTCGDCCRDCQASIPYPYNEPLTDDGRNRDSNGRLPNTPASGSPTEKNGSQPKKNTVGSSFSYPDLKLKGVPVFQNQNPSSHMDTDSCYKEPFPDKTSRNSIEKQPFPSSHRSSEEHYSFHESDLEFGELSGSMSSREIDVLIFKKLTELFSVHQIDELAKCTSDTVFLEKTNKISDLINSITQDYNLDEQDAECRLVRGIIRISTRKSRVRPRVPLPALPSPEENMNHGNLPDSGNETMVPSMVTREEDLSVQISVETTEDMKARGMRHVAYSSTATRRGKELCKVLKPCSLTTGNHALLSAAF